The following proteins are encoded in a genomic region of Leifsonia psychrotolerans:
- the fliF gene encoding flagellar basal-body MS-ring/collar protein FliF, whose protein sequence is MQRTLTSFFSRAKGVAGGFSAAQRTVTIIGVAVLVLGAIALGTWITRPTLTPLFSGLSAADASTIVEQLRSSNVQFELTNGGSTILVPEAEVYNQRLAAAASGMPSSSTGGYALLDTMGVTTSEFQQSVTYKRALEGELAATIGAMKGVKLASVKLAIPEETVFVVSKLDPTASVFVETQNGVTLSTDQVTAIVHLTSASIEGMKATDVAVIDSNGTVLSAVGTGATGSSDKQTSAYEGRVQSAVQVMLDRIVGSGNSTVAVSATISAESAEVITETFTQSPEVSPLSESKNTETYTGTGNGTATGGVLGPDNIAVPNGGSGDGTYNSEATVRDNAVNKVSESRTVPAGAVARQTVSVAINKDASPSVSNAEIAALVTAAAGIDAKRGDAVTVKTVAFNASAAAGATQALAAAEQAAAADRTAGLIRTGMIVLGILTPIILALVLFMRRSKEERTPVELDDVPLLTEVLPAVPQRAIEVQPPPVLMPEPEPNSMDLNRRSISQLASQNPEKTAALLRGLMDERQGA, encoded by the coding sequence GTGCAACGCACACTCACGTCGTTTTTTTCACGAGCAAAGGGTGTCGCCGGGGGGTTCTCTGCGGCGCAGCGCACCGTCACGATCATCGGTGTCGCCGTGCTCGTGCTCGGTGCTATCGCACTCGGAACCTGGATCACCAGGCCCACCCTCACCCCGCTGTTCTCCGGGTTGAGTGCAGCAGACGCGAGCACGATCGTCGAGCAGCTCCGTTCGTCAAACGTGCAGTTCGAACTGACGAACGGCGGCTCGACGATCCTGGTTCCCGAAGCCGAGGTCTACAATCAGCGGCTTGCCGCGGCCGCGTCAGGCATGCCGTCGTCCTCGACCGGCGGGTACGCGCTGCTCGACACCATGGGGGTCACCACGAGCGAGTTTCAGCAGTCGGTGACGTACAAGCGTGCGCTCGAGGGCGAGCTTGCGGCGACCATCGGAGCGATGAAGGGCGTCAAGCTCGCCTCGGTAAAACTTGCGATTCCTGAAGAGACGGTCTTCGTCGTGAGCAAACTCGACCCGACGGCATCCGTCTTCGTTGAGACGCAGAACGGGGTGACGCTGTCGACCGATCAGGTGACAGCCATCGTTCATCTCACGAGTGCCTCGATCGAAGGAATGAAGGCAACGGATGTCGCCGTCATCGACTCGAACGGCACCGTGCTTTCCGCCGTGGGAACGGGTGCGACCGGCAGCTCCGACAAACAGACGTCCGCTTACGAGGGCCGGGTGCAGTCCGCCGTGCAGGTGATGCTCGACCGGATTGTCGGTTCCGGCAACTCGACCGTCGCCGTATCGGCGACGATCAGCGCAGAGTCGGCCGAAGTTATCACCGAGACATTCACGCAGTCACCCGAGGTGTCTCCGCTGAGCGAATCGAAAAACACCGAGACCTACACCGGAACCGGGAACGGCACCGCAACCGGGGGTGTGCTCGGACCGGACAACATCGCCGTACCCAATGGCGGCTCCGGCGACGGCACCTACAACTCCGAGGCGACGGTGCGCGACAACGCGGTGAACAAAGTATCGGAGTCACGCACGGTTCCGGCCGGCGCCGTGGCTCGCCAAACCGTGTCAGTGGCGATCAACAAAGATGCCTCGCCCAGTGTCAGTAACGCCGAAATCGCCGCGCTGGTCACGGCCGCGGCCGGTATTGACGCGAAGCGCGGTGACGCGGTCACCGTCAAGACTGTCGCCTTCAACGCGTCGGCCGCAGCAGGGGCCACTCAGGCTCTCGCCGCCGCTGAGCAGGCGGCAGCGGCAGACCGAACCGCCGGCCTGATTCGTACCGGAATGATCGTGTTGGGCATCCTGACGCCGATCATCCTGGCGCTCGTGCTGTTCATGCGTCGTTCGAAAGAGGAACGTACGCCGGTTGAGCTCGACGACGTCCCTCTCCTGACCGAGGTACTGCCCGCCGTCCCGCAGCGTGCGATCGAGGTTCAACCTCCGCCCGTGCTGATGCCCGAACCTGAACCGAACAGCATGGATCTGAACCGACGAAGTATCT